In Natator depressus isolate rNatDep1 chromosome 9, rNatDep2.hap1, whole genome shotgun sequence, a single genomic region encodes these proteins:
- the MFSD1 gene encoding lysosomal dipeptide transporter MFSD1 isoform X2: MVEPGGEEERPLLDSAQNDCPPRKALPPLCDPRRLAHRLLVLALMCFLGFGSYFCYDNPAALQTQVQRDMKVNTATFMALYAWYSWPNVVLCFFGGFLIDRVFGIRLGTIIFSSFVCVGQVIFAMGALLNAFWLMEAGRFIFGIGGESLAVAQNTYAVSWFKGKELNLVFGLQLSMARIGSTVNMNIMGWIYSRVQDLLGSTGHSTLGFTLMIGGVTCIFSLSCALILAYLDKRAEKILCKEQGKTGEVIKLTDVKDFSLSLWLIFIICVCYYAAVFPFIGLGKVFFIEKFKFSSQEASAINSIVYIISAPMSPVFGFLVDKLGRNIVWVMFAVVATLASHIMLAFTFWSPWIAMCVLGVAYSLLACALWPMVAFVVPEHQLGTAYGFMQSIQNLGLAIIAIAAGTILDSRGYLFLEVFFSACVCLSLIAVVMLYFVNHLTGGDLNWSAKKREKLQKLAAAEKEI; this comes from the exons ATGGTGGAGCCGGGCGGCGAGGAGGAGCGGCCGCTGCTGGACTCGGCGCAGAATGACTGTCCCCCGCGCAAGGCGCTGCCGCCCCTGTGCGACCCGCGGCGGCTGGCCCACCGGCTGCTGGTCCTGGCCCTCATGTGCTTCCTGGGCTTCG GTAGCTATTTTTGCTATGACaatccagcagctctgcagactCAGGTTCAAAGG gATATGAAGGTGAACACAGCTACATTCATGGCATTGTATGCCTGGTATTCCTGGCCCAATGTGGTTCTCTGTTTCTTTGGAGGCTTTCTGATAGACAGAGTATTTGGAATAAG GTTGGGCACCATAATATTTAGCTCCTTTGTTTGTGTTGGACAG GTGATCTTTGCGATGGGAGCTCTACTTAATGCTTTTTGGCTAATGGAAGCTGGCAGATTCATATTTGG AATTGGTGGGGAATCCTTAGCAGTAGCACAAAACACCTATGCTGTCAGTTGGTTTAAAGGCAAGGAATTAAACCTCGTGTTTGGATTACAACTTAGCATGGCCAGAATT GGGAGCACTGTGAATATGAATATCATGGGATGGATATACTCCAGAGTTCAGGATCTGCTGGGCTCTACAGGTCACAGTACACTTGGATTTACACTCATGATAG GTGGTGTAACATGTATCTTTTCACTAAGCTGTGCATTGATTCTTGCTTATCTGGACAAGAGAGCAGAAAAAATCCTTTGTAAAGAGCAAGGAAAAACTG gtGAAGTGATTAAATTAACTGATGTGAAAGACTTCTCGTTGTCCTTGTGGCTCATATTTATAATCTGTGTTTGTTATTATGCGGCTGTGTTTCCTTTCATTGGACTTGGGAA GGTTTTCTTCATTGAGAAATTCAAATTTTCTTCTCAAGAAGCAAGTGCAATTAACAG CATCGTATATATCATATCAGCACCCATGTCCCCTGTCTTTGGATTCCTGGTGGATAAACTTGGAAGAAATATTGTCTGGGTTATGTTTGCTGTAGTGGCAACCCTTGCTTCTCACATTATGTTGGCCTTTACTTTCTGGAGCCCTTGGATTGCTATG TGTGTATTAGGAGTAGCCTATTCACTGCTTGCCTGTGCTTTGTGGCCAATGGTAGCTTTTGTGGTTCCGGAACATCAGCTGGGAACTGCTTATGGCTT TATGCAGTCTATCCAAAATCTGGGTCTGGCAATTATTGCCATAGCAGCTGGTACAATACTGGATTCTCGAGGGTATCTCTTTCTAGAAGTCTTCTTCAGTGCTTGTGTTTGCT